From a single Haloarcula sp. DT43 genomic region:
- the pan1 gene encoding proteasome-activating nucleotidase Pan1, whose protein sequence is MTDTVDEVDMPYDDDASQQQKIEALQERLEVLEAQNEEMRDKLLDANAENNKYQQKLERLTHENKKLKQSPLFVATVQELSSDGVIIKQHGNNQEALTEVTDEMREDLEPDDRVAVNNSLSIVKQLDDETDVRARVMQVDQSPDVTFADIGGIEEQMEEVRETVEMPLKSPEMFEDVGIDPPSGVLLHGPPGTGKTMLAKAVANETDATFIKMAGSELVHKFIGEGAKLVRDLFELARQEEPAVVFIDEIDAIAAKRTESKTSGDAEVQRTMMQLLSEMDGFDDRGDIRIIAATNRFDMLDRAILRPGRFDRLIEVPNPDLEGRKQIFQIHTRSMNVSDDVDFEALAEEITDASGADVKAICTEAGMFAIRDDRTEVTMADFHNAWEKIQQEETDDEDVSRTFA, encoded by the coding sequence ATGACCGACACCGTCGACGAGGTCGACATGCCGTACGACGATGACGCGTCTCAACAACAGAAAATCGAGGCGCTGCAGGAGCGGCTGGAGGTGCTCGAAGCCCAGAACGAGGAGATGCGCGACAAACTGCTGGACGCGAACGCGGAGAACAACAAGTACCAGCAGAAGCTCGAACGGCTCACCCACGAGAACAAGAAGCTCAAGCAGTCGCCGCTGTTCGTCGCCACAGTGCAGGAACTGTCCAGCGACGGCGTGATTATCAAACAGCACGGCAACAACCAGGAGGCCCTGACGGAGGTCACCGACGAGATGCGCGAGGACCTGGAACCCGACGACCGCGTCGCCGTCAACAACTCCCTGTCTATCGTCAAGCAACTGGACGACGAAACTGACGTGCGCGCCCGCGTGATGCAGGTCGACCAGTCGCCGGACGTCACCTTCGCCGACATCGGCGGCATCGAGGAGCAGATGGAAGAGGTCCGCGAGACCGTCGAGATGCCCCTGAAGAGCCCCGAGATGTTCGAGGACGTGGGCATCGACCCGCCGAGCGGCGTCCTGCTGCACGGCCCGCCCGGCACCGGGAAGACGATGCTGGCGAAAGCGGTCGCCAACGAGACCGACGCGACGTTCATCAAGATGGCCGGCTCCGAGCTGGTCCACAAGTTCATCGGCGAGGGCGCGAAGCTCGTCCGGGACCTGTTCGAACTGGCCCGTCAGGAGGAGCCCGCCGTCGTCTTCATCGACGAAATCGACGCCATCGCAGCGAAGCGAACGGAGTCGAAGACCTCCGGCGACGCCGAGGTCCAGCGGACGATGATGCAACTGCTCTCGGAGATGGACGGCTTCGACGACCGCGGCGACATCCGCATCATCGCGGCGACGAACCGCTTCGACATGCTCGACCGGGCCATCCTCCGCCCCGGCCGCTTCGACCGCCTCATTGAGGTCCCCAACCCCGACCTGGAGGGGCGCAAGCAGATATTCCAGATTCACACCCGCAGCATGAACGTCTCCGACGACGTGGACTTCGAGGCGCTGGCCGAGGAGATAACGGACGCCTCCGGTGCCGACGTGAAGGCCATCTGTACGGAGGCCGGGATGTTCGCCATCCGCGACGACCGGACCGAGGTCACGATGGCGGACTTCCACAACGCCTGGGAGAAGATTCAGCAGGAAGAGACCGACGACGAGGACGTCTCCCGGACCTTCGCCTGA
- a CDS encoding acyl-CoA carboxylase subunit beta, with translation MSHDDRVEDLRERKAEAQRGGGEERIQAQHDRGKLTARERIDYFLDDDTFVEIDSLREHRSTNFDMAEKKVPGDGVVVGYGKVDGRQVYVFAHDFTVFGGSLGEAFAQKVCKVMDKAIETGAPIIGLNDSAGARIQEGIDSLAGYADIFHRNQQASGVVPQISAIMGPCAGGAVYSPSITDFVYMVEETSHMFITGPDVIETVTGEEVGFDELGGAKTHASESGVAHFTAADEKDAMDDIRYLLSFLPQNNVEDPPRVEPWDDPERRDEALKTAVPDAPQKPYDMTDVVGRIVDEDSFFEVAEDFARNIVIGFARMDGHSVGVVGNQPRVNAGTLDIDASRKGARFVRFCDAFNIPILTFVDVPGFMPGKDQERNAIINHGAKLLYAYSEATVPLVTVITRKAYGGAYDVMASKHIGADMNYAWPTAEIAVMGPQGAVNVLYDDELEDADDVEARRQQLIDEYRDAFANPYTAAERGFVDDVIEPQETRPRLIDDLDLLRGKRKDQPDRKHGNIPL, from the coding sequence GTGAGCCACGACGACCGTGTCGAGGACCTTCGAGAACGAAAGGCCGAGGCCCAGCGGGGCGGCGGCGAGGAACGCATCCAGGCCCAGCACGACCGCGGGAAGCTCACCGCCCGCGAACGCATCGACTACTTTCTCGACGACGACACCTTCGTCGAAATCGACTCGCTGCGCGAGCACCGCTCGACGAACTTCGACATGGCCGAGAAGAAGGTACCCGGCGACGGCGTCGTCGTCGGCTACGGGAAAGTCGACGGCCGGCAGGTGTACGTCTTCGCCCACGACTTCACCGTCTTCGGGGGCTCGCTGGGCGAGGCCTTCGCCCAGAAGGTCTGTAAGGTGATGGACAAGGCCATCGAGACCGGCGCACCAATCATCGGGCTGAACGACTCCGCCGGCGCGCGCATCCAGGAGGGTATCGACTCGCTCGCCGGCTACGCCGACATCTTCCACCGAAACCAGCAGGCCAGCGGCGTCGTTCCCCAGATTTCGGCCATCATGGGGCCGTGTGCCGGCGGCGCGGTGTACTCGCCCTCCATCACGGACTTCGTCTACATGGTCGAGGAGACCAGCCACATGTTCATCACCGGGCCGGATGTCATCGAGACGGTGACCGGCGAAGAGGTCGGCTTCGACGAACTCGGCGGCGCGAAGACCCACGCCTCCGAGTCCGGGGTGGCCCACTTCACGGCCGCGGACGAGAAAGACGCGATGGACGACATCCGCTACCTGCTGTCCTTCCTGCCACAGAACAACGTCGAGGACCCGCCCCGCGTCGAGCCCTGGGACGACCCCGAGCGCCGGGACGAGGCGCTGAAGACCGCGGTGCCGGACGCGCCACAGAAACCCTACGACATGACGGACGTCGTCGGGCGCATCGTCGACGAGGACTCCTTCTTCGAGGTCGCCGAGGACTTCGCGCGCAACATCGTCATCGGGTTCGCCCGCATGGACGGCCACAGCGTCGGCGTCGTCGGCAACCAGCCGCGGGTCAACGCCGGGACGCTCGACATCGACGCCTCGCGGAAGGGCGCGCGCTTCGTCCGCTTCTGTGACGCGTTCAACATCCCCATCCTGACGTTCGTGGACGTGCCCGGCTTCATGCCCGGCAAGGACCAGGAGCGAAACGCCATCATCAACCACGGCGCGAAGCTCCTGTACGCCTACTCCGAGGCGACGGTGCCGCTGGTGACCGTCATCACGCGGAAGGCCTACGGCGGGGCCTACGACGTGATGGCATCGAAGCACATCGGCGCGGACATGAACTACGCCTGGCCGACCGCCGAAATCGCCGTGATGGGGCCACAGGGCGCGGTGAACGTCCTCTACGACGACGAACTGGAAGACGCCGACGACGTGGAGGCCCGCCGCCAGCAGCTCATCGACGAGTACCGCGACGCCTTCGCCAACCCCTACACGGCCGCCGAGCGCGGCTTCGTCGACGACGTCATCGAACCCCAGGAGACCAGACCGCGGCTCATCGACGACCTGGACCTCCTGCGGGGCAAGCGCAAGGACCAGCCCGACCGCAAGCACGGCAACATCCCACTGTGA
- a CDS encoding DUF420 domain-containing protein: MAVADTLQSRARARPRLVTAVVSVVGYALVFGAFGGVLPLPEFSRDVVILLGDAIAVVNSVALLAIVAGVYFIKNDQVQKHRAAMLTAFTLIMVFLTLYILKVGGGFEKEIVAEGVVWTAYIVMLAIHILLSAVSVPVVVHAVVLGLTHSPAELRETVHARVGRIAVSAWGLSLFLGLVTYVMLNHIYGWVPR; the protein is encoded by the coding sequence ATGGCCGTCGCAGACACTCTCCAGTCGCGTGCCCGCGCTCGCCCGCGGCTCGTCACCGCTGTCGTCTCGGTCGTTGGCTACGCGCTCGTGTTCGGCGCGTTCGGCGGCGTGTTGCCCCTGCCCGAGTTCTCACGGGACGTCGTCATCCTGCTCGGCGACGCAATCGCCGTCGTCAACAGCGTCGCCCTGCTGGCAATCGTCGCCGGCGTCTACTTCATCAAGAACGACCAGGTCCAGAAACACCGCGCGGCGATGCTGACCGCGTTTACCCTCATCATGGTGTTCCTGACGCTGTACATCCTCAAGGTCGGCGGCGGCTTCGAGAAGGAAATCGTCGCCGAGGGCGTCGTCTGGACGGCGTACATCGTGATGCTGGCTATCCACATCCTGCTGTCTGCGGTGTCCGTGCCCGTCGTCGTCCACGCGGTCGTCCTCGGGCTGACCCACTCCCCGGCGGAACTCAGGGAGACGGTGCATGCCCGCGTCGGTCGCATCGCCGTCTCCGCCTGGGGACTGAGCCTGTTCCTCGGGCTCGTGACCTACGTGATGCTGAACCACATCTACGGCTGGGTGCCCCGGTAG
- a CDS encoding uracil-DNA glycosylase family protein produces the protein MKNVTARQHNPFGFDAPCEPFVPGYGDANAHFHVIGDHPGVHGGAASGIPFTDSVAGERLQRALVAAGLLTDAGTPPTVDKTYLSYLYMCGGDPPTDADYEAQEPLFDTELRAITAHVLLPVGERATRHVFANTTAESTESVDMDALHATEVPGSGWLVYPIKEPAEWSNDDEAALVDALTALLATDYRREADLGRFLPGDDPYLVR, from the coding sequence GTGAAGAACGTCACGGCCCGCCAGCACAACCCCTTCGGCTTCGACGCCCCGTGTGAGCCGTTCGTGCCGGGGTACGGCGACGCCAACGCCCACTTCCACGTCATCGGCGACCACCCCGGCGTCCACGGCGGCGCGGCCTCGGGCATCCCGTTTACCGACAGCGTGGCGGGCGAGCGCCTCCAGCGTGCGCTCGTCGCCGCCGGGCTCCTGACCGACGCCGGCACCCCGCCGACCGTCGACAAGACGTACCTGTCGTACCTGTACATGTGCGGCGGCGACCCACCGACGGACGCGGACTACGAGGCCCAGGAACCGCTGTTCGACACGGAACTCCGGGCCATCACCGCGCACGTGCTCCTGCCCGTCGGCGAACGCGCCACGCGCCACGTGTTCGCGAACACGACGGCCGAGTCGACCGAGTCGGTGGACATGGACGCGCTGCACGCCACCGAGGTGCCCGGCAGCGGCTGGCTCGTCTACCCTATCAAGGAGCCGGCGGAATGGAGCAACGACGACGAGGCCGCCCTCGTCGACGCGCTGACGGCGCTGCTTGCGACTGACTACCGCCGGGAGGCGGACCTCGGGCGGTTCCTGCCCGGCGACGACCCGTATCTCGTCCGGTAG
- a CDS encoding acc operon protein yields MAADTDTTVDAELVAEIATQLDDASADEAAAIAVAVGAHLTDRQRAAAAAAAAAAADDGDSWNGRQWSFSGRVEATQRRSVRVRSDAPTDPWSAAGRAERF; encoded by the coding sequence ATGGCGGCCGACACGGACACCACGGTCGACGCCGAACTGGTCGCGGAAATCGCAACGCAGCTCGACGACGCCTCGGCCGACGAGGCGGCCGCCATCGCCGTCGCCGTCGGGGCCCATCTCACCGACCGCCAGCGCGCGGCGGCAGCGGCCGCGGCGGCCGCGGCGGCGGACGACGGGGACTCGTGGAACGGCAGGCAGTGGTCGTTCTCCGGGCGCGTGGAAGCCACGCAGAGACGGTCCGTCCGGGTCCGCTCGGACGCGCCGACCGACCCTTGGAGCGCCGCCGGCCGCGCCGAACGGTTCTGA
- a CDS encoding helix-turn-helix transcriptional regulator, protein MESALEEIEFLALSSNRVEVLRLLASGPHTRGELAAETGASQATLGRIIADFEERSWIRRTAGEYVATATGRIVADGFTDLLDSLETERGLRDIVEYLPTDAMDFDLRHLADATITVPSQTRPNAPLQRLLDLLRDAETVRTFSHAFNDQTIRVVQERVSAGDQQFSGVFSPGAIDALTADDRLRAQLESLLAEPAASVRVRSDGVPLAVMVADDVVHMLLRDDSGVLRASLDTTAPAVREWAVETFDTYWESAEPLSGAL, encoded by the coding sequence ATGGAATCGGCGCTCGAAGAGATAGAGTTCCTCGCACTCTCCTCGAACCGAGTCGAGGTGTTGCGGCTCCTGGCGTCAGGGCCCCACACGCGCGGCGAACTCGCGGCCGAGACCGGCGCGTCCCAGGCGACGCTCGGCCGCATCATCGCCGACTTCGAGGAGCGGTCCTGGATTCGGCGAACGGCCGGGGAGTACGTCGCCACGGCGACGGGGCGCATCGTCGCCGACGGGTTTACCGACCTGCTCGACAGCCTCGAAACCGAGCGGGGGCTGCGCGACATCGTGGAGTACCTTCCCACCGACGCGATGGACTTCGACCTGCGGCACCTAGCCGACGCCACGATAACCGTCCCGAGCCAGACGCGCCCGAACGCGCCGCTCCAGCGCTTGCTGGACCTGCTCCGGGACGCCGAGACGGTCCGGACGTTCTCGCACGCGTTCAACGACCAGACGATTCGGGTCGTCCAGGAGCGGGTCAGCGCCGGCGACCAGCAGTTCTCGGGCGTGTTCTCCCCCGGCGCGATAGACGCCCTGACGGCCGACGACCGGCTCCGGGCGCAACTGGAGTCGCTGCTCGCCGAACCGGCTGCGTCAGTCCGGGTGCGGAGCGACGGCGTGCCGCTCGCCGTGATGGTCGCCGACGACGTGGTCCACATGCTGTTGCGGGACGACAGCGGCGTCCTGCGGGCGTCCCTGGATACGACCGCGCCGGCCGTCCGCGAGTGGGCGGTCGAGACGTTCGACACCTACTGGGAATCGGCCGAACCGCTGTCGGGGGCGCTGTGA
- a CDS encoding HD domain-containing protein codes for MTTIKDSVHDHIEVQGVAAALLDTPPVQRLRHISQLGTVTLVYPSANHTRFEHSLGVYHLADRALSHLGIEGQQAERVRAAALLHDVGHSPYSHNVEALIHRRTGKYHDDVDELLGDGPVARVLSEHGLNPDRVAGLVAGEGELGQLVSGELDVDRMDYLVRDAHHTGVPYGTIDHERLVRELSFVDGELVLDEGNVQTAESLLLARALMNPTVYQHHVARIAKSMLRRGTEELLAATDTTAETLRRWDDSDLLVALRQCEATAAYARRLSQRDLYKRAVWAEWGAVPDEVLSADHEAVGAMERAIADAANVDSDAVILDVPPEPSMTESSSRVLVNGEVRRLGEQSTLVNAIRAAQRDQWRLGVYAPDGESERVGAAAIRELGLDLDGARVRDVRPGLHATLDEFN; via the coding sequence ATGACCACAATCAAGGACAGCGTCCACGACCACATCGAGGTCCAGGGCGTCGCGGCGGCGTTGCTCGACACGCCGCCGGTCCAGCGGCTCAGACACATCTCACAGCTCGGCACCGTGACGCTCGTCTACCCCTCGGCGAACCACACCCGGTTCGAGCACTCGCTTGGCGTCTACCACCTCGCCGACCGGGCGCTCTCTCATCTCGGCATCGAGGGCCAGCAGGCCGAACGGGTCCGTGCCGCGGCCCTGCTCCACGACGTGGGGCACTCGCCGTACAGCCACAACGTCGAGGCGCTCATCCACCGCCGAACGGGGAAGTACCACGACGACGTGGACGAACTGCTCGGCGACGGCCCGGTCGCGCGGGTGCTGTCCGAGCACGGTCTCAACCCCGACCGCGTGGCCGGCCTGGTCGCCGGGGAGGGCGAACTGGGCCAACTGGTCTCCGGCGAACTGGACGTCGACCGGATGGACTACCTGGTCCGCGACGCCCACCACACGGGCGTTCCATACGGGACCATCGACCACGAGCGCCTGGTCCGGGAACTGAGCTTCGTCGACGGTGAACTCGTCCTCGACGAGGGGAACGTCCAGACGGCCGAGTCGCTCCTGCTCGCGCGGGCGCTGATGAACCCGACGGTCTACCAGCACCACGTCGCCCGCATCGCCAAGTCGATGCTGCGCCGCGGGACCGAGGAACTGCTCGCCGCGACCGACACGACCGCCGAGACGCTGCGCCGGTGGGACGACAGCGACCTGCTCGTGGCGCTGCGACAGTGCGAGGCGACGGCGGCCTACGCCCGGCGGCTGAGCCAGCGGGACCTGTACAAACGCGCCGTCTGGGCGGAATGGGGGGCCGTCCCCGACGAGGTGCTGTCGGCCGACCACGAGGCGGTCGGCGCGATGGAACGGGCCATCGCCGACGCGGCGAACGTCGACAGCGACGCCGTCATCCTCGACGTGCCGCCCGAGCCGTCGATGACCGAGTCGAGCAGCCGCGTCCTCGTCAACGGCGAGGTCCGGCGGCTCGGCGAGCAGTCGACACTGGTCAACGCCATCCGCGCCGCCCAGCGCGACCAGTGGCGGCTCGGCGTCTACGCGCCGGACGGCGAGAGCGAGCGGGTCGGCGCGGCGGCCATCCGCGAACTGGGGCTGGACCTCGACGGGGCCAGAGTCCGGGACGTGCGGCCCGGCCTCCACGCGACCCTCGATGAGTTTAACTGA
- a CDS encoding universal stress protein encodes MYDKILVPTDGSPGTRDVLTHAEALAATHGSEVHALYVVDTGRFSTLPNEPTWERVTDSLHREGERALDTVERLVADTVSVVRATAEGHPSREIVDYANQHGCDLVVMGTHGRGGIDRLLLGSVAERVVRSASVPVVTVPVETTRPDVADERPAVPQ; translated from the coding sequence ATGTACGACAAGATACTGGTGCCGACGGACGGATCGCCGGGGACACGAGACGTGCTCACACACGCCGAGGCGCTCGCGGCGACACACGGCAGCGAGGTGCACGCGCTGTACGTCGTCGATACCGGCCGGTTCTCGACGCTCCCGAACGAACCGACGTGGGAGCGCGTCACCGACTCGCTCCACCGCGAGGGCGAGCGGGCGCTGGACACGGTCGAGCGACTCGTCGCCGATACCGTGTCCGTCGTGCGAGCCACGGCCGAGGGGCATCCGAGCCGGGAAATCGTCGACTACGCGAACCAGCACGGCTGTGACCTCGTCGTGATGGGGACCCACGGGCGCGGCGGCATCGACCGCTTGCTGCTGGGGAGCGTCGCCGAGCGAGTCGTCCGGTCGGCGAGCGTCCCGGTCGTCACCGTCCCGGTGGAGACAACCCGGCCCGATGTGGCAGATGAGCGCCCCGCCGTCCCGCAGTAA
- a CDS encoding acetyl/propionyl/methylcrotonyl-CoA carboxylase subunit alpha, with protein sequence MFDKVLVANRGEIAVRVMRACEELGIGTVAVYSDADKHAGHVRYADEAYNVGPARAADSYLDQEAIIDAATQADADAIHPGYGFLAENADFAERVQDAEGISWVGPESESMEALGEKTKARKIMQSADVPIVPGTTDPVEDPEEVVEFGEANGFPVAIKAEGGGGGRGMKIVHDPEEAEEQLESAKREGEAYFSNDSVYLERYLENPRHIEVQIIADHHGNVRHLGERDCSLQRRHQKVIEEGPSPALNDGLREKIGNAARRGVRESDYYNAGTVEFLVEEDPDREPGELLGEDANFYFLEVNTRIQVEHCVTEEITDIDIVKWQLRVAMDEEITFEQDDVEIEGHAMEFRINAENAADDFAPATGGSLDTYDPPGGIGVRLDDALRQGDDLVTDYDSMIAKLITYGGDRAECIERGKRALKDFDIEGIPTVIPFHRLMLTDERFVGGTHTTKYLDEHLDRSRIEAAQEQWGTVTESDGEEEEEVVEREFTVEVNGKRFQVDLEERGAPPINVGDVDADGGNQPQRPRGGSSSDGGGGSASTAEGQEVAAEMQGTILEVNVEEGDEVEAGDVLCVLEAMKMENDIVAERGGTINDVAVSEGESVDMGDLLFVIG encoded by the coding sequence ATGTTCGACAAGGTGCTCGTCGCTAATCGTGGGGAGATAGCGGTGCGCGTGATGCGCGCGTGCGAGGAGTTGGGCATCGGCACAGTGGCCGTCTACTCTGACGCCGACAAGCACGCCGGACACGTCCGGTACGCGGACGAGGCGTACAACGTCGGCCCGGCCCGCGCCGCCGACTCCTATCTCGACCAGGAAGCGATTATCGACGCGGCCACGCAGGCCGACGCCGACGCCATCCACCCGGGGTACGGCTTCCTCGCGGAGAACGCCGACTTCGCCGAACGCGTCCAGGACGCGGAGGGCATCTCCTGGGTCGGCCCCGAGAGCGAGTCGATGGAGGCCCTGGGCGAGAAGACGAAGGCCCGCAAAATCATGCAGTCGGCCGACGTGCCAATCGTGCCGGGCACGACCGACCCCGTCGAGGACCCCGAGGAGGTCGTCGAGTTCGGCGAGGCAAACGGCTTCCCGGTCGCCATCAAGGCCGAAGGGGGCGGCGGGGGCCGCGGGATGAAAATCGTCCACGACCCGGAGGAGGCCGAAGAGCAACTCGAAAGCGCCAAGCGGGAGGGGGAGGCGTACTTCTCGAACGACTCTGTCTATCTCGAACGCTACCTGGAGAACCCACGCCACATCGAGGTCCAGATTATCGCCGACCACCACGGCAACGTCCGGCACCTGGGCGAACGCGACTGCTCGCTGCAGCGCCGCCACCAGAAGGTCATCGAGGAGGGGCCGTCGCCGGCCCTGAACGACGGCCTCCGGGAGAAAATCGGCAACGCCGCCCGCCGGGGCGTCCGCGAATCTGACTACTACAACGCCGGGACCGTCGAGTTCCTCGTCGAGGAAGACCCCGACCGCGAGCCCGGCGAACTGCTCGGCGAGGACGCGAACTTCTACTTCCTCGAAGTGAACACCCGCATCCAGGTCGAGCACTGCGTCACCGAGGAGATAACCGACATCGACATCGTCAAGTGGCAACTGCGGGTGGCGATGGACGAGGAGATAACCTTCGAACAGGACGACGTGGAGATAGAAGGCCACGCGATGGAGTTCCGCATCAACGCCGAGAACGCCGCCGACGACTTCGCCCCCGCGACGGGCGGCAGCCTCGACACCTACGACCCGCCGGGCGGCATCGGCGTCCGCCTGGACGACGCGCTCCGGCAGGGCGACGACCTCGTCACCGACTACGACTCGATGATAGCGAAGCTCATCACCTACGGCGGGGACCGCGCGGAGTGTATCGAGCGCGGGAAGCGGGCGCTCAAGGACTTCGACATCGAGGGGATACCGACCGTCATCCCGTTCCACCGCCTGATGCTCACCGACGAGCGGTTCGTCGGCGGCACGCACACCACGAAGTACCTCGACGAGCACCTCGACCGCTCGCGCATCGAGGCGGCCCAGGAGCAGTGGGGTACCGTCACCGAGTCCGACGGCGAGGAAGAGGAGGAGGTCGTCGAGCGTGAGTTCACCGTCGAGGTCAACGGCAAGCGCTTCCAGGTCGACCTCGAAGAGCGCGGCGCACCGCCAATCAACGTCGGCGACGTGGACGCCGACGGCGGCAATCAGCCACAGCGGCCACGGGGCGGCAGCAGTTCCGACGGCGGGGGTGGCAGTGCCTCCACTGCCGAGGGCCAAGAGGTCGCCGCGGAGATGCAGGGGACGATTCTGGAGGTCAACGTCGAGGAGGGCGACGAGGTGGAGGCCGGCGACGTCCTCTGCGTGCTCGAAGCCATGAAGATGGAGAACGACATCGTCGCCGAGCGCGGCGGCACAATCAACGACGTGGCCGTCAGCGAGGGCGAGTCCGTCGACATGGGCGACCTGCTCTTCGTGATTGGGTGA
- a CDS encoding amidohydrolase family protein: protein MILEGTILTGRSFEAVEGRVVVEDGEIAAIEETAVDSDDIVVPSFVNAHTHIGDSIAKEAGEGLSLTELVAPPDGLKHRLLREADRDELVAAMARSLSFMERSGTGAFVEFREGGVAGVEAIRDALSDSLLESVILGRETTDAMELADGFGASGANDSEFGAERRATSEAGKLFGIHAGEVDSSDINPALDLEPDFLVHMVHAEPLHLQRVADSEIPVVVCPRSNIVTDVGRPPVEELAERTTVALGTDNVMLNSPSMFREMEFTAKLYDLSAREVLRMATVNGAEIAGLGGGLVEPGYPARLLVLDGDSDNLSGARNPVRAVVRRAGTADVRRVVHPGAK from the coding sequence ATGATTCTCGAAGGGACGATTCTGACGGGGCGGTCGTTCGAGGCCGTCGAGGGCCGCGTCGTCGTCGAGGACGGGGAGATAGCCGCCATCGAGGAGACCGCGGTCGACAGCGACGACATCGTGGTGCCGTCGTTCGTCAACGCCCACACCCACATCGGCGACTCGATTGCGAAAGAGGCCGGCGAGGGGCTCTCGCTTACGGAACTGGTCGCGCCGCCGGACGGCCTGAAACACCGGCTGCTCCGGGAGGCCGACCGGGACGAACTGGTGGCCGCGATGGCGCGGTCGCTGTCGTTCATGGAGCGGTCCGGGACCGGCGCGTTCGTCGAGTTCCGCGAGGGCGGCGTCGCGGGTGTCGAGGCGATTCGAGACGCGCTGTCGGACTCGCTGCTGGAGAGCGTGATTCTCGGGCGCGAGACGACCGACGCGATGGAACTGGCCGACGGGTTCGGCGCGAGCGGGGCCAACGACAGCGAGTTCGGGGCGGAGCGCCGCGCTACCAGCGAGGCCGGGAAGCTGTTCGGCATCCACGCCGGCGAGGTCGACAGCTCCGACATCAACCCCGCGCTCGACCTGGAGCCGGACTTCCTCGTCCACATGGTCCACGCCGAGCCGCTGCACCTCCAGCGGGTCGCCGACAGCGAAATCCCGGTCGTCGTCTGCCCGCGGTCGAACATCGTCACCGACGTGGGCCGCCCGCCGGTCGAGGAACTGGCCGAGCGGACGACGGTCGCGCTCGGGACGGACAACGTCATGCTCAACAGCCCCTCGATGTTCCGCGAGATGGAGTTCACCGCGAAGCTGTACGACCTCTCGGCCCGCGAAGTGCTGCGGATGGCGACGGTCAACGGGGCCGAAATCGCGGGCCTCGGCGGTGGACTCGTCGAGCCCGGCTACCCGGCACGCCTCCTCGTGCTCGACGGCGACTCCGACAACCTCTCCGGAGCGCGAAACCCCGTGCGGGCCGTCGTCCGCCGGGCGGGTACGGCCGACGTCCGGCGGGTCGTCCACCCCGGGGCGAAGTAG
- a CDS encoding biotin--[acetyl-CoA-carboxylase] ligase has product MNETRHRVLDALADGPVSGPALADELDISRSAVWKHVEALREEGFEIGSGDGGYVLDSVPEFGGSAVEYGLDAPFAVEYHDSIPSTNARARDLAGDGASEVVVLADEQTGGRGRLDREWHSPSGGVWLSVLFRPDVPMAHAPVFTLAAAVAVTRAAREAGVEASIKWPNDVLVRRGDAERKLVGILTEMEGEADRVSWVVVGIGVNANVDPADLPAAANPTSLLAERGDPVDRRLFTQRLLEEFHALRRNPESVVEAWREYATTLGKRVRVETPGGTIEGEAVDIQFPGALVVKTDAGREVVSAGDCEHLRPVTE; this is encoded by the coding sequence ATGAACGAGACGCGCCACCGGGTGCTCGACGCGCTCGCCGACGGTCCCGTCTCGGGGCCGGCCCTCGCCGACGAACTGGACATCTCCCGTTCCGCGGTCTGGAAGCACGTCGAAGCCCTCCGCGAGGAGGGGTTCGAAATCGGGAGCGGCGACGGCGGCTACGTCCTCGATTCGGTGCCGGAGTTCGGGGGGAGCGCGGTCGAGTACGGCCTGGACGCACCGTTTGCCGTCGAGTACCACGACAGCATCCCGAGCACGAACGCGCGGGCACGTGACTTGGCCGGTGACGGCGCGTCGGAGGTGGTGGTCCTGGCCGACGAGCAGACCGGCGGCCGGGGACGGCTCGACCGCGAGTGGCACTCACCCAGCGGCGGGGTCTGGCTCTCAGTGCTGTTCCGGCCCGACGTTCCGATGGCCCACGCGCCGGTGTTCACCCTCGCGGCCGCCGTCGCGGTGACCCGAGCGGCACGCGAGGCCGGCGTCGAGGCGAGCATCAAGTGGCCCAACGACGTGCTCGTCCGGCGCGGCGACGCGGAGCGGAAGCTGGTCGGCATCCTCACCGAGATGGAGGGCGAGGCCGACCGCGTCTCGTGGGTCGTCGTCGGCATCGGCGTCAACGCGAACGTCGACCCGGCGGACTTGCCCGCGGCGGCGAACCCGACGAGCCTGCTCGCGGAGCGGGGCGACCCGGTTGACCGACGACTGTTCACCCAGCGGCTGCTGGAGGAGTTCCACGCGCTGCGACGGAACCCCGAGAGCGTCGTCGAGGCGTGGCGCGAGTACGCGACGACCCTGGGGAAACGGGTCCGGGTCGAGACGCCCGGCGGAACCATCGAGGGCGAGGCCGTCGACATCCAGTTCCCGGGTGCGCTCGTCGTCAAGACGGACGCCGGCAGGGAGGTCGTTTCGGCGGGCGATTGCGAGCATCTTCGCCCGGTCACGGAGTGA